TTCGAAAAGTAGATGAATTGGGACGGATAGTTATTCCTAAAGAATTACGAGATGTATTAGGAATACAAATTAAATCACCACTTGAAATTTTTGTAGAAGAAGACAAAGTCATTTTACAAAAATATCAACCTTACAATGCTTGTCAAATAACAGGTGATGTTTCAGACCAAAATATTTCATTAGCAAATGGAAGCATTACTGTTAGTATAGAAGGCGCAAAACATGTAATAAAAGAAATTGAGCAGTTTTTGAACAAGAGTGAGATTTAGTCTTAATTTATTATTCTTTTGAAAAACTGAAAAAGAAAAGGACCATAATCGGTCCTTTTCTTTTGTTTATTGAGAAATATTTGAGAGGAAGGGAAATGGAACGAATAAAACGAATGTTAAATCTAAACGTATTCAATAGTGGTCTGAAATGAAAATAATACATTTTCAGGAGGGATTACGATGAATAGTAGTACAGCGAATAAACAAAAAGGCATTAAATTAATTCCGTTTACTGTAAATAAAGTGGTTGAGCAAGTAAATGAAATTCCACCAGGTGTACAACTGATTCATGCTCCGCAAGTATGGGAAAAGAGTGCGAAAGGGAAAGATATTGTCGTTGCCGTTTTAGATACAGGTTGTGATATAAATCATGTAGATTTAAAAGATCGTATTATTGGTGGGAGAAATTTCACGAAAGATTATGAAGGTGATTCGAAAATTTATCTTGATAATAATGGCCATGGTACTCATGTAGCAGGGACAATCGCAGCAACCGAAAACGGAGTGGGTGTATTAGGTGTAGCACCACTTGCTAAAATGTTAGTTTTAAAAGTATTAGCTGGAGATGGTTCTGGAAGCTATGAGCAAATTATCGAGGCCATTCATTATGCTGTAAATTGGAGAGGACCGAATAAAGAGAAAGTGAGAATTATTTCAATGTCACTTGGTGGCCCGCAAGATGTACCAGAGTTACATGAAGCTATTCAAAATGCGGTAAAACAAGACGTACTTGTCGTATGCGCTGCTGGAAATGATGGAGATTGTA
This Bacillus mycoides DNA region includes the following protein-coding sequences:
- a CDS encoding AbrB/MazE/SpoVT family DNA-binding domain-containing protein — its product is MKATGIIRKVDELGRIVIPKELRDVLGIQIKSPLEIFVEEDKVILQKYQPYNACQITGDVSDQNISLANGSITVSIEGAKHVIKEIEQFLNKSEI
- a CDS encoding serine protease, with translation MNSSTANKQKGIKLIPFTVNKVVEQVNEIPPGVQLIHAPQVWEKSAKGKDIVVAVLDTGCDINHVDLKDRIIGGRNFTKDYEGDSKIYLDNNGHGTHVAGTIAATENGVGVLGVAPLAKMLVLKVLAGDGSGSYEQIIEAIHYAVNWRGPNKEKVRIISMSLGGPQDVPELHEAIQNAVKQDVLVVCAAGNDGDCNDDTSELDFPGAYSEVIEVGAVNLERKISCFSNSNQEIDLVAPGDEILSTYPEGKYAVLSGTSMATPHVAGALALLIKQCEREYGRKLSEPEIYAQLIKRTVPLGYERTSEGNGLIDLLKE